The Lycium ferocissimum isolate CSIRO_LF1 chromosome 10, AGI_CSIRO_Lferr_CH_V1, whole genome shotgun sequence genome window below encodes:
- the LOC132034593 gene encoding protein MAIN-LIKE 2-like, with protein MGYFSSSAPTSSCLRDTISGRYLYYDRALVTAMIELWRLETHTFHLRTGKATITLPDVEVLYGLQVDGRAFYIEEPHQMPSYRQELTRLTAFVPEPHVIWGQSRLSMHSLFAHLRLVDMQHPITEDTPQVDVDRRARLYLLVIFGGILFPNTSGSHMSLRYLPFLEHLSIYRREDRCRCILPAPPGTIFKCV; from the exons ATGGGATATTTTAGCAGTTCAGCCCCCACATCCTCGTGTCTTAGAGATACTATATCAGGGCGGTATCTATATTATGACAGGGCTCTTGTGACAGCCATGATTGAGCTATGGCGACTGGAGACccatacatttcatctccgcactGGTAAGGCCACTATCACCCTTCCCGACGTAGAGGTCCTTTACGGTCTCCAAGTCGATGGACGCGCTTTTTATATTGAGGAGCCGCATCAGATGCCATCGTATCGGcaggagttgactaggctcactgCTTTTGTGCCGGAGCCGCATGTTATATGGGGACAGAGTCGGCTGTCGATGCATTCCCTCTTCGCTCACTTGCGCCTCGTAGACATGCAACATCCGATTACAGAGGACACACCTCAGGTTGATGTTGACCGACGTGCTCGTCTGTATCTTCTCGTCATATTCGGGGGCATCCTGTTCCCGAACACATCGGGTTCCCATATGAGCTTGAGGTATTTGCCCTTTCTGGAGCATCTG AGCATCTATAGGCGCGAGGACCGATGTCGCTGCATTTTACCCGCTCCTCCAGGTactatatttaagtgtgtgtaa